One genomic window of Conger conger chromosome 9, fConCon1.1, whole genome shotgun sequence includes the following:
- the snap47 gene encoding synaptosomal-associated protein 47 — translation MNRDIPIHSWPGSYYINSEKRWASGTLSLTRTTLRFTPDQGEGSLASVRLSRIMEIKMESSSFIFSTLTVLEEGNVKHWFGSLRPNRVVVYNVLEHFWRERLLSPAGAHASEAKPGKGRELIGLVAGAQRRLEDAGKVLSHQGEQFDHIMQGLDKIESDLGVADKLLLDLESPPWWPFGKIPWKSQQDSKSEEAARAQASSASGPRGPGRQGVIACIPAIVSRGADSDLRPGSLTVLVSSLEVREGGGRLLHRYEREEVDDVRVHSPYELSVRQRFIGKPDVGFRLLSAKLPEVLPLLEMQYKKKVEYTAEYTAFQTTPATSPCDPEGGSVWSAATGFIQRCQETEVPMEVPAGDLAQLKVQVVQPTVTDSEAQELKQMLMQLKNLALEAETELERQDEALDAIADSTEHATTHIDKHTRRMRKLL, via the exons ATGAACAGGGACATCCCCATCCATAGCTGGCCTGGGTCGTACTACATCAACAGCGAGAAGCGATGGGCAAGCGGCACTTTGTCCCTGACCCGAACCACACTCCGCTTCACCCCTGACCAGGGTGAGGGCAGCCTGGCCAGCGTCCGCCTCTCACGCATTATGGAAATCAAGATGGAGTCGTCAAGCTTCATTTTCAGCACACTCACCGTCCTGGAAGAGGGCAACGTCAAACACTGGTTCGGCTCACTGCGGCCCAACCGTGTGGTCGTctacaatgtgctggagcacttcTGGAGGGAGAGGCTCCTGTCGCCCGCTGGAGCCCACGCATCCGAGGCGAAGCCGGGCAAAGGGAGGGAACTGATTGGGCTGGTGGCGGGGGCTCAACGGAGGCTTGAGGATGCGGGAAAAGTGCTCAGCCACCAGGGGGAGCAGTTCGACCACATTATGCAGGGGCTGGACAAGATTGAGTCCGATTTGGGCGTGGCAGACAA ACTGCTCTTGGACCTGGAGTCCCCTCCATGGTGGCCTTTCGGGAAAATTCCCTGGAAGAGCCAGCAGGACTCCAAGAGCGAAGAGGCTGCTAGGGCCCAGGCCTCCTCGGCCTCGGGCCCCCGAGGGCCCGGCAGGCAGGGCGTGATCGCCTGCATCCCGGCCATCGTCTCCCGGGGCGCGGACTCGGACCTGCGGCCGGGCTCCCTAACGGTGCTGGTGTCGTCGCTGGAGGTGCGGGAGGGCGGCGGGCGGCTCCTCCACCGCTACGAGCGAGAGGAGGTGGACGACGTGCGCGTGCATAGCCCCTACGAGCTGAGCGTGCGGCAGCGCTTCATCGGGAAGCCCGACGTGGGCTTCCGGCTGCTCTCCGCCAAGCTTCCCGAAGtcctccccctgctggagaTGCAGTACAAGAAGAAGGTGGAGTACACTGCCGAGTACACGGCTTTCCAGACCACCCCGGCCACGTCGCCCTGCGACCCCGAAGGCGGCTCGGTGTGGAGCGCAG CAACGGGTTTCATTCAGCGTTGCCAGGAGACAGAGGTGCCGATGGAGGTGCCTGCAGGTGACCTGGCCCAGCTGAAGGTGCAGGTAGTGCAGCCGACCGTGACGGACTCCGAGGCTCAGGAGCTGAAGCAG ATGCTGATGCAGCTGAAGAACCTGGCCCTGGAGGCCGAGACGGAGCTGGAGCGTCAGGACGAAGCGCTCGACGCCATCGCCGATTCCACCGAGCACGCCACCACGCACATCGACAAACACACTCGCCGCATGAGGAAGCTGCTGTAA